The segment TGCTCCGGCAGGGCCACGAGGTCATCTGTATGGACAATCTGCTCACCGGGCGCGTGGCCAATATCGAGCACCTCTACGGCGAGCGCTTCAAGTTCATCAAGCACGACGTGACGGAATACATTTTCATCGCCGGGCCCATCGATTACGTGCTGCACTTCGCCTCTCCGGCCAGCCCCGCTGACTACCTCAAGTGGCCGATCCACACCCTCAAGGTGGGGGCCCTGGGGACGCACAAGGCGCTGGGCTTGGCCAAAGAGAAAGGGGCGACGTTCCTCCTGGCCAGCACCTCGGAAGTCTACGGCGATCCCCTGGTCCACCCCCAGAAGGAGGACTACTGGGGTCACGTGAACCCCATCGGCCCGCGAGGCGTCTACGACGAGGCCAAGCGCTTCGCCGAGGCGCTGACCATGGCCTACCACCGCGCGCACGGGCTGGACACCAAGATCGTGCGCATCTTCAATACGTACGGGCCTCGGATGCGAAAGGACGATGGACGCGCCATCCCCACATTCATCGCGCAGGCGCTGCGGGGTGAGCCCATCACCGTGTACGGCGAGGGCACCCAAACGCGCAGCTTCTGCTACGTCGACGACCAAATCGAGGGCATCTACCGGTTGCTCATTTCGGACTACCACCTGCCCGTGAACATCGGCAATCCGGAGGAGATGACGGTCCGGGAACTGGCCGAGCTGATCATCCGGCTGACCGGAAGCCGGAGCCCCATTGTCAACCATCCCCTGCCCGAGGACGACCCGCGGGTGCGTCAACCCGACATCACTCGAGCCCGCCAGGTCCTGGGCTGGGAACCGAAGGTGGACATCGAAACGGGTCTGCGCCGCACCATCGACTGGTTCCGGAAAGAGCTGGGATTGGGCTGAGGGCCTCTTCCCTCCGCTCTTCGAAGAGCACGACGGACCGGGATGGAGGAACTCCGATGGAGCGGCGGCATGGCCTCCATTCCACTCGTTCAAGACAGCCGTTTTCGGAGGAACGTCTACGGTTGGACCGTGTGAGCCGGATTCTGGTGGTGCGCTTCAGTTCCATCGGGGACATCCTGCTTACCACGCCTCTCCTGCGCGTTCTTGCCGAGAAGGTGCCGGAAGTACAGATTGACTATCTCACAAAGCGTAGCTTTTCCCCTCTTCTTCACCACAATCCCCGGGTGAGCCGGATCTGGGAGCTTTCCGAGCCATACGGGCTGCGGGAGCTGTGGAGGCTGGCGCGCTTGCTCCACGGCAACCGTTACGATCTCATTGTGAACGTGCACAAGAACCTCCGCACAGCCTGGCTTCGACTTTACCTGCCGGGACGCTGGTCTACCTACCGCAAGGAGATTCTGCGGCGGACCCTCTACGTGCATCTCAAGATCCGATCGCTCGCACCGCGGAGACCGGTGCGGGAGAGGTACTTCGATGCCGTCCGGCCGCTGGGTCTCCACGACGACCACGGTCCCCTCGAGTACTACCTGACCGAAGAGGAAAGGGGGTGGGCCCAGCAAGAGCTGGGCCGGCGCGGTTTGCCCCCCGCCGGTCTTTGGCTCGGGTTGGCAATCGGTGCAGGCAGGGCGACGAAGCGCTGGCCTGTGGAACATTTCGCCCAGCTGGGGCATTCGCTACGCAAGCGATGGAACGCGGCCTTTCTCATCTTCGGTGATCGTCGCGACCATCGGGACGGCCAGTACTTGGAGAGGGAACTCGATGGGGCCGCGGTCGATTTCACTGGACAGACCGACTTGCGGCAGACGGCGGCACTGATGAGCCTGTGCGAGGCCGTGGTAAGCAACGACTCCGGCCTGATGCACCTGGCCGACGCCCTCGGTAAGAAGCTGGTGGCCGTGTTCGGGGGAACAACGCCGGAGCTGGGATTCGCTCCCCAGGGCCGGCACGTCAGAATTGTGGAGCGAAAGGAGGTTCGCTGCAGGCCGTGTTCCCATATTGGGAGGAATCGATGCCCTCGCGGTCATTTCCGGTGCATGAGAGACGTGCGTCCC is part of the candidate division KSB1 bacterium genome and harbors:
- a CDS encoding SDR family oxidoreductase, with the translated sequence MPRTLVTGGAGFLGSHICEYLLRQGHEVICMDNLLTGRVANIEHLYGERFKFIKHDVTEYIFIAGPIDYVLHFASPASPADYLKWPIHTLKVGALGTHKALGLAKEKGATFLLASTSEVYGDPLVHPQKEDYWGHVNPIGPRGVYDEAKRFAEALTMAYHRAHGLDTKIVRIFNTYGPRMRKDDGRAIPTFIAQALRGEPITVYGEGTQTRSFCYVDDQIEGIYRLLISDYHLPVNIGNPEEMTVRELAELIIRLTGSRSPIVNHPLPEDDPRVRQPDITRARQVLGWEPKVDIETGLRRTIDWFRKELGLG
- the waaF gene encoding lipopolysaccharide heptosyltransferase II, translating into MERRHGLHSTRSRQPFSEERLRLDRVSRILVVRFSSIGDILLTTPLLRVLAEKVPEVQIDYLTKRSFSPLLHHNPRVSRIWELSEPYGLRELWRLARLLHGNRYDLIVNVHKNLRTAWLRLYLPGRWSTYRKEILRRTLYVHLKIRSLAPRRPVRERYFDAVRPLGLHDDHGPLEYYLTEEERGWAQQELGRRGLPPAGLWLGLAIGAGRATKRWPVEHFAQLGHSLRKRWNAAFLIFGDRRDHRDGQYLERELDGAAVDFTGQTDLRQTAALMSLCEAVVSNDSGLMHLADALGKKLVAVFGGTTPELGFAPQGRHVRIVERKEVRCRPCSHIGRNRCPRGHFRCMRDVRPEDVEAAVTSLLDSGNPPEGRRHASWPSASPA